The following proteins are encoded in a genomic region of Clostridium kluyveri:
- a CDS encoding ComF family protein, with amino-acid sequence MENGFVKSLRFLLECVLDLVYCGDEKCILCREELYKDKIICTTCKSNIKICKDSFDIKVHNKQCRCYSSAYYSGSMMELILKLKYKNSFRAGEVIAKYMKDTIFNNRIEFDIITYVPMTKKSIKKRGYNQSEYLARLLGKYVDKPVVSCLDKIKDTKDQIGLSKMNRWDNIQGSFRINNEHSIENKNILVIDDVLTTGATAFYCCSELIKAKVGKINILTGAKSKV; translated from the coding sequence ATGGAAAATGGGTTTGTTAAAAGTCTAAGATTTTTATTAGAGTGTGTACTGGATTTAGTGTATTGTGGAGATGAAAAATGTATATTATGCAGAGAAGAACTATATAAGGATAAAATTATATGTACCACTTGTAAAAGTAATATAAAAATTTGTAAAGATAGCTTTGATATAAAAGTTCATAATAAACAGTGTAGATGTTATAGCAGTGCCTATTATTCGGGAAGTATGATGGAACTTATTTTAAAGTTAAAATATAAAAATTCCTTTAGGGCAGGAGAAGTTATAGCAAAGTACATGAAAGATACAATATTTAATAATAGAATTGAGTTTGATATTATAACTTATGTACCTATGACAAAGAAAAGTATTAAAAAAAGAGGGTACAATCAAAGTGAATATCTGGCAAGATTGCTGGGGAAATATGTGGATAAACCTGTTGTATCCTGCCTAGATAAAATAAAAGATACCAAAGATCAAATTGGATTGAGCAAAATGAATAGATGGGATAATATTCAAGGAAGTTTTAGGATTAATAATGAACATTCTATAGAAAATAAAAACATTTTAGTAATAGACGATGTATTAACTACTGGTGCTACGGCCTTTTATTGTTGTAGTGAACTTATTAAAGCTAAAGTGGGGAAAATTAATATATTGACTGGAGCTAAAAGTAAGGTATAA
- the recD2 gene encoding SF1B family DNA helicase RecD2: MQELQGVVEDIIFQNKDNGYTVAKIKEKEDTITIVGCIPYIIEGQNLEVSGEWVVHPEFGHQFKVKLFKEIIPNTLVGIEKYLSSGIISGIGPVTAKKIVEKFGKNTLHILDNNIERLKEIEGIGSKKISLIEKSYSKQYEIRNIMIFMQTYGVTPNQCVKIYKKLGANSINIVKENPYILTEEISGIGFKIADKIARGLGIEKDSPFRVQSGIKYLINKFCSRGNTYVPIDVLIRNGMSILGVSQKELEKNIYESSLNGKIKVEKYGDKICVFSMTYYYCELSVTKKILTLAFNKCKDIDLNIYEEIKNFEKANNIKFAFSQKEAIKGSVENSVEIITGGPGTGKTTIINCMIQLFEKSNLKVLMAAPTGRAAKRMSEATKREAKTIHRLLEIGVESDDEALFFSRGEESPLQCDVVIIDEASMIDIVMMNNLLKAISLKTRLIIVGDSEQLPSVGPGNVLRDLIDSRCIKVVRLKEIFRQSRESMIIVNAHKINLGEMPILNKKLKDFYFIKALEFSNILNLLVELANKRLPAFNGHWDKMKHIQILSPMRKGILGVSNLNRKLQEALNPKSNNKKEKYFRDMIFRVGDKVMQIKNNYTLKWTVISGEKEEKGMGIFNGDFGYIEDIDEEKDTVTVIFDEEKRVVYDNICLDELDLAYGITIHKSQGSEFPVIIVPMFMGPVLLMNRNLLYTAITRAKEMVVLVGDLRALTFMISNNKSFERYSLLKYRIMDIMESEVDVTLEQNEFR; the protein is encoded by the coding sequence ATGCAGGAATTACAGGGAGTTGTAGAAGATATAATATTTCAAAATAAGGATAATGGGTATACAGTGGCTAAGATAAAAGAAAAAGAAGATACAATAACTATAGTTGGATGTATACCTTATATAATAGAAGGACAAAATTTGGAGGTTTCAGGAGAGTGGGTAGTTCATCCTGAATTTGGCCATCAATTTAAAGTTAAACTATTTAAGGAAATAATTCCAAATACCTTAGTTGGCATAGAAAAGTATTTGTCTTCAGGTATTATATCAGGCATAGGACCGGTTACTGCAAAAAAGATAGTGGAGAAGTTTGGAAAAAACACACTCCATATATTAGATAACAATATAGAAAGGTTAAAAGAGATAGAGGGTATAGGATCAAAAAAGATATCCCTAATAGAAAAATCTTATTCCAAGCAATATGAAATAAGAAATATAATGATATTTATGCAAACTTATGGAGTAACCCCTAATCAATGTGTAAAAATATACAAAAAGTTGGGAGCTAACTCAATAAATATAGTAAAAGAAAATCCCTATATTCTTACAGAAGAAATATCAGGAATAGGATTCAAAATAGCAGATAAAATAGCAAGGGGTCTTGGTATAGAAAAAGATTCTCCCTTTAGAGTACAAAGTGGTATAAAATATTTAATAAATAAATTTTGCAGCAGGGGAAATACTTATGTGCCTATAGACGTATTGATAAGAAATGGAATGAGTATACTTGGAGTGAGTCAAAAAGAACTGGAAAAAAATATATATGAAAGCTCCTTAAATGGAAAAATAAAGGTAGAAAAATATGGAGATAAGATTTGTGTATTCTCCATGACGTATTATTATTGCGAATTAAGTGTAACTAAGAAGATATTGACCTTAGCTTTTAATAAGTGTAAAGATATAGATTTAAATATATATGAGGAAATTAAAAATTTTGAAAAGGCCAATAACATAAAATTTGCTTTTTCACAAAAAGAAGCAATTAAAGGATCAGTAGAAAATAGTGTAGAAATAATAACAGGAGGGCCTGGAACAGGAAAGACTACTATAATTAATTGTATGATTCAGTTATTTGAAAAATCAAACTTGAAAGTCCTTATGGCGGCACCTACTGGAAGGGCTGCAAAGAGAATGTCGGAGGCAACTAAAAGAGAGGCGAAAACTATACATAGATTACTTGAAATAGGTGTAGAAAGTGATGATGAAGCATTATTTTTTTCTCGTGGAGAAGAATCTCCCCTTCAATGTGATGTGGTAATTATAGATGAAGCCTCTATGATAGATATAGTAATGATGAATAATTTATTAAAGGCTATTTCATTAAAAACTAGACTTATAATAGTAGGAGATTCAGAGCAGCTTCCTTCTGTAGGACCTGGAAATGTACTTAGAGATCTTATAGATAGCCGGTGCATTAAGGTAGTCAGATTAAAAGAAATATTTAGACAGTCAAGAGAGAGCATGATTATAGTAAATGCTCATAAAATAAATTTAGGAGAAATGCCGATCTTAAATAAAAAACTTAAAGATTTTTATTTTATAAAAGCCTTGGAATTTTCCAATATATTAAATCTTTTAGTAGAATTAGCAAATAAAAGATTACCCGCATTTAATGGGCATTGGGATAAAATGAAACATATTCAAATACTATCTCCTATGAGAAAAGGAATTTTAGGAGTATCAAATTTAAATAGAAAACTTCAGGAAGCTTTAAATCCTAAAAGTAATAATAAAAAAGAAAAGTATTTTAGAGATATGATTTTTAGAGTTGGAGATAAGGTAATGCAAATTAAAAATAACTATACTTTAAAGTGGACAGTAATTTCAGGAGAAAAAGAGGAAAAAGGTATGGGCATTTTTAATGGAGATTTTGGATATATTGAAGATATTGATGAAGAGAAGGATACAGTAACTGTTATATTTGACGAAGAGAAAAGGGTTGTATATGATAATATATGTTTAGATGAATTAGATTTAGCTTATGGAATAACTATACATAAAAGTCAGGGGAGTGAATTTCCAGTTATTATTGTTCCTATGTTTATGGGACCGGTTTTACTTATGAATAGAAATTTACTATATACAGCTATAACTAGGGCGAAAGAGATGGTGGTACTTGTAGGAGATTTAAGAGCTTTAACCTTCATGATAAGTAATAATAAAAGTTTTGAGAGGTATTCCTTATTAAAATATAGAATAATGGATATAATGGAGAGTGAAGTGGATGTTACTTTGGAACAAAATGAGTTTCGCTGA
- a CDS encoding ABC transporter substrate-binding protein, which produces MKKTNSKILILFTAITVMLMSIISTGCGNEKNSTSTKQENSTSSTRKIVDGTGKTVTIPYEVTRIAASGALNQIVLILGGADKLVATAQGVQTGFFPKVYPRITEIPAAYTGSGPGTLNMETLLKANSQVVFGTFTQTEQERLQKANIAFLGLKLETPEDIKNTITMVGKVLGESGEEKAKKFNEYYDNNIKYVSDKTKSSEKVKVFVASGTPKGSLTTIGSNDINTSYIEAAGGINIAAENISKESSTSNEGTSVDFEFLYKNQPDVIIATSKNTYDYIMDTSSSNQWQSLTAVKNKQVYLNPKGVYLWSVRSAEGALQPLWLAKNLHPDLFNDLDIKEKVKEFYKNYYYYDLSDNDLEDILNPKK; this is translated from the coding sequence ATGAAAAAAACAAATTCAAAAATTTTAATTTTATTTACAGCAATTACAGTCATGCTCATGTCAATTATTAGTACAGGCTGTGGAAATGAAAAAAATAGTACATCCACCAAGCAAGAAAATTCAACATCCTCAACAAGAAAAATAGTTGATGGTACTGGTAAAACAGTCACAATACCCTATGAAGTTACTAGAATAGCTGCATCTGGAGCTTTAAATCAGATAGTCTTAATACTTGGTGGAGCAGATAAATTGGTGGCAACAGCCCAAGGGGTTCAAACAGGTTTTTTTCCTAAAGTTTATCCTAGGATAACAGAAATTCCCGCTGCCTACACAGGTTCAGGCCCTGGAACTTTAAACATGGAGACTTTACTTAAAGCAAACTCACAAGTAGTTTTTGGTACATTTACTCAAACTGAACAAGAAAGATTACAAAAAGCTAATATAGCTTTTCTAGGACTAAAATTGGAAACCCCTGAAGATATAAAAAATACTATCACTATGGTTGGAAAAGTACTTGGAGAAAGCGGTGAAGAGAAAGCTAAAAAATTTAATGAATACTATGATAATAATATAAAATATGTTAGTGACAAGACTAAGTCTAGTGAAAAAGTTAAAGTATTTGTTGCCAGTGGTACCCCAAAAGGGTCACTTACCACAATTGGTTCCAATGACATAAATACTTCCTACATAGAGGCTGCTGGAGGTATAAATATAGCCGCAGAAAATATTTCTAAAGAATCTAGCACTAGCAATGAAGGTACCAGTGTTGATTTTGAGTTTCTATACAAAAATCAGCCAGATGTGATTATAGCCACAAGTAAGAATACTTACGATTATATCATGGACACAAGCAGTTCAAATCAATGGCAATCTCTAACGGCTGTAAAAAATAAACAAGTTTATCTTAATCCTAAAGGAGTATATTTATGGTCTGTAAGAAGTGCAGAAGGTGCATTACAACCTTTATGGCTAGCCAAAAATCTCCATCCTGACTTATTTAATGATTTAGATATTAAAGAAAAAGTAAAGGAATTTTACAAAAATTATTATTATTATGATCTATCAGATAATGATCTGGAGGATATATTAAATCCAAAAAAATAA
- the metK gene encoding methionine adenosyltransferase has protein sequence MRKLFTSESVTEGHPDKMCDQISDAILDAILEQDPQGRVACETATTTGMVLVMGEISTNCYIDIPKIVRKTIREIGYTRAKYGFDCDTCAVLSSIDEQSSDIAMGVNESLEAKVGKMEKVDAIGAGDQGMMFGFATNETPEYMPMPINLAHKLSKRLSQVRKEGILDYLRPDGKTQVTIEYEGNKPVRVDTIVVSTQHDEFVTKEQIEKDIIKNVIEPVVPPEFLDSNTKYFINPTGRFVVGGPQGDSGLTGRKIIVDTYGGYGRHGGGAFSGKDPTKVDRSAAYAARWVAKNLVAAGVADKLEIQIAYAIGVAEPVSINVDTFGTEKISEKKIIDIVNKVFDLRPAVIIRELELRRPIYRQAAAYGHFGRTDIDLPWEKLNKVNDIKNYL, from the coding sequence ATGAGAAAGCTGTTTACATCTGAATCAGTTACGGAAGGACATCCTGATAAAATGTGCGATCAAATTTCAGATGCTATCTTAGATGCTATTTTGGAACAGGATCCTCAGGGAAGAGTGGCATGTGAGACTGCAACTACTACAGGTATGGTTTTGGTTATGGGGGAAATATCTACTAATTGTTATATTGATATCCCTAAAATAGTTAGAAAAACCATAAGGGAAATAGGATATACTAGGGCTAAATATGGATTTGATTGTGACACTTGTGCAGTACTTAGTTCAATTGATGAACAATCCTCAGATATAGCTATGGGAGTTAATGAATCTTTGGAAGCTAAAGTAGGCAAGATGGAAAAGGTGGACGCTATAGGGGCTGGAGATCAGGGTATGATGTTCGGATTTGCAACAAATGAAACTCCAGAGTATATGCCTATGCCCATAAACTTGGCTCATAAGCTTTCAAAGAGATTATCACAAGTTAGAAAAGAGGGCATATTGGATTATTTAAGACCTGATGGAAAGACACAGGTTACTATAGAATATGAGGGGAATAAGCCAGTTAGAGTAGACACAATAGTGGTGTCTACCCAACATGATGAATTTGTCACCAAAGAACAAATTGAAAAAGATATAATAAAGAATGTTATAGAACCTGTTGTTCCACCGGAATTTTTAGATTCTAACACTAAATATTTTATAAATCCAACAGGAAGATTTGTAGTTGGAGGTCCACAAGGAGACTCTGGGCTTACAGGAAGAAAAATAATAGTTGATACCTATGGTGGCTACGGAAGACACGGTGGAGGAGCATTTTCCGGAAAGGATCCTACTAAGGTTGATAGATCCGCTGCTTATGCCGCTAGATGGGTAGCTAAAAATTTGGTTGCTGCAGGAGTTGCTGATAAGTTGGAAATACAGATTGCTTATGCTATAGGTGTAGCAGAACCTGTTTCAATAAATGTGGATACATTTGGTACTGAAAAGATATCTGAGAAGAAGATAATTGATATAGTAAATAAAGTGTTTGATTTAAGACCAGCAGTAATAATAAGAGAATTAGAGTTAAGAAGGCCTATATACAGACAGGCCGCAGCTTATGGACACTTTGGAAGAACTGATATAGACTTACCTTGGGAAAAATTAAATAAGGTTAACGATATAAAAAATTATCTTTAA
- the yyaC gene encoding spore protease YyaC, with protein MNRVKVNYKNPLSYHELAYFLKNYINKDTIIVCIGTDRYIGDCLGPLVGTLLKCKHFPLPTYGTISDPIHALNIEDKLKQIKSLHPYSTIIGIDACLGNLEAIGEIQVRDFPVHPGKGVGKSLPNVGDFSIIGIVDSNENENLFNNSNNIRLNLILNMAEVILYSLIHSYYLYYNNILS; from the coding sequence TTGAATAGAGTAAAAGTCAATTATAAAAATCCTTTGTCCTATCATGAACTTGCCTATTTTCTAAAGAATTATATTAATAAAGATACTATTATTGTATGTATTGGTACCGATAGATATATAGGAGACTGTTTAGGTCCTTTGGTAGGTACTCTACTAAAGTGCAAACACTTTCCTCTGCCTACTTATGGTACAATTTCAGATCCTATACATGCTTTAAACATAGAAGACAAATTAAAACAAATAAAATCACTTCATCCCTATAGTACTATTATAGGGATAGATGCTTGTTTAGGAAATTTAGAAGCCATAGGAGAAATTCAAGTAAGGGACTTCCCTGTACATCCTGGTAAGGGCGTGGGAAAATCTCTTCCAAATGTAGGGGATTTTTCAATAATAGGCATAGTTGATTCAAATGAAAATGAAAATCTTTTTAATAATTCTAATAATATACGTCTCAATTTAATTTTAAATATGGCTGAAGTAATACTTTATTCATTAATTCATTCATATTATTTATATTATAACAATATATTATCTTAA
- a CDS encoding rod shape-determining protein: protein MFFNIGTDMGIDLGTATVLVYIKGKGVILKEPSVVAIDKIKNKVLAVGEEAWQMIGRTPGNIVAIRPLREGVISDYDVTEKMLKYFISKACGKKRMSAPRIVVCVPCESTEVEKRAVIDAAKNAGAKKVFLIEEPLAAAIGAGIDITKASGNMVIDIGGGTTDVAVISLGGIVVRSSIKIAGDKFDEAIMKYIRKEHKLMIGERTSEDLKINIGSAFDREEEVTMEIRGRDLITGLPKNITVSSEEMRIALKEIVNSIADTTHAVLEKTPPELAADIAEKGIFMTGGGALLNGLSDLIREVTKVPVYVAEDPISCVALGTGKVLEYLDKMEVFFTGDDITLID, encoded by the coding sequence ATGTTTTTTAATATAGGAACTGATATGGGTATAGATTTGGGAACAGCTACAGTACTTGTTTATATTAAAGGGAAGGGAGTAATTTTAAAAGAACCTTCAGTTGTTGCTATAGATAAGATTAAAAATAAAGTACTTGCTGTGGGAGAAGAGGCATGGCAGATGATAGGGAGGACACCAGGAAATATTGTGGCTATTCGTCCACTGAGGGAAGGGGTTATATCTGATTATGATGTAACAGAAAAGATGTTAAAGTATTTTATAAGTAAGGCTTGTGGAAAAAAAAGAATGTCGGCACCTAGAATAGTAGTATGTGTCCCTTGTGAATCTACTGAAGTTGAAAAGAGAGCTGTAATTGATGCGGCTAAAAATGCAGGCGCAAAAAAGGTATTCTTGATTGAAGAACCTTTAGCTGCAGCTATAGGAGCAGGAATTGATATAACTAAAGCCAGTGGTAATATGGTAATAGATATAGGTGGAGGAACTACGGATGTAGCAGTGATTTCTCTAGGAGGAATAGTTGTAAGGTCTTCTATAAAAATAGCAGGAGATAAATTTGATGAGGCCATAATGAAATATATCAGAAAAGAACATAAATTGATGATTGGGGAAAGAACTTCAGAGGATTTAAAAATAAATATAGGTTCTGCCTTTGACAGGGAAGAGGAAGTGACTATGGAAATAAGAGGAAGAGATTTGATTACAGGACTTCCTAAAAACATAACAGTATCTTCAGAGGAAATGAGAATAGCTTTAAAGGAAATTGTAAATTCTATAGCTGATACAACACATGCAGTATTAGAAAAGACTCCACCAGAATTAGCAGCAGATATAGCTGAAAAAGGTATCTTTATGACTGGTGGAGGAGCATTGTTAAATGGGCTAAGTGATTTAATAAGGGAAGTTACAAAAGTACCCGTTTATGTGGCTGAAGACCCTATATCCTGTGTGGCTTTAGGCACAGGCAAAGTTCTTGAATATTTAGATAAGATGGAAGTTTTTTTTACCGGTGATGACATAACATTAATAGATTAA
- the spoIIID gene encoding sporulation transcriptional regulator SpoIIID yields the protein MKDYIEERVLEVAKYIIGSKATIRKTAKVFGVSKSTIHKDMTERLPKINPQIAQEAKNILDYNKAERHIRGGKATKMKYKAIEG from the coding sequence TTGAAAGATTATATTGAAGAAAGGGTTTTAGAAGTTGCCAAGTATATAATAGGTTCTAAAGCTACTATAAGAAAAACCGCTAAAGTTTTTGGAGTAAGTAAAAGTACTATACACAAGGATATGACAGAAAGGTTACCAAAGATAAATCCGCAAATCGCCCAGGAAGCTAAGAATATATTGGACTATAACAAGGCAGAAAGGCATATAAGAGGTGGAAAAGCTACGAAGATGAAATATAAGGCTATTGAGGGGTAA
- a CDS encoding M23 family metallopeptidase encodes MDRKIFSRAFNFLKKEGFYIILFICLCVVATVAIITARNNKNQSAELQKSVSLQQKQTKETAQTDEKPSSNYDNALQVKKSEKTNTSEKTNTNQSEETSKSVSSSVSTSFQKPVEGNIARAYSEDPVYWDSTGTYRPNLGYDIQTKLGKPVFAAMDGKVEEVNKATQDGVEVIIDHQNGLKTVYSNLDDNVEVSVGQTLKKGTAIGIVGRSTLRAAYEKYGDHLHFAILKGSEFVDPAKYIKY; translated from the coding sequence ATGGACAGAAAAATTTTTAGTAGAGCATTTAACTTTTTAAAGAAGGAGGGTTTTTATATAATCTTATTTATTTGTCTTTGTGTTGTAGCAACAGTTGCAATAATAACTGCTAGAAATAATAAGAATCAAAGTGCTGAGTTGCAGAAAAGTGTAAGTTTACAACAAAAGCAGACCAAAGAAACAGCCCAAACAGATGAAAAGCCTTCTTCTAATTATGATAATGCTCTCCAGGTAAAAAAGAGTGAAAAAACAAATACTAGCGAAAAAACAAATACTAATCAATCCGAAGAAACTTCAAAAAGTGTATCTAGTTCAGTTAGTACTTCTTTTCAAAAGCCAGTGGAAGGAAATATTGCAAGAGCATATTCTGAGGATCCTGTATATTGGGATTCTACAGGTACCTATAGACCAAATTTAGGATACGATATACAAACAAAGCTGGGAAAACCTGTATTTGCGGCTATGGATGGAAAAGTAGAAGAAGTAAATAAAGCAACCCAAGATGGAGTGGAAGTTATTATAGATCATCAAAATGGGTTAAAGACTGTCTATTCTAACCTAGACGATAATGTTGAAGTTAGTGTGGGGCAAACATTGAAAAAAGGAACTGCTATAGGAATAGTAGGAAGAAGTACATTGAGAGCGGCCTATGAAAAATATGGAGATCATTTGCATTTTGCAATTTTAAAAGGCAGTGAGTTTGTAGATCCAGCTAAATATATAAAATATTAG